One Candidatus Krumholzibacteriia bacterium DNA segment encodes these proteins:
- a CDS encoding HAMP domain-containing histidine kinase yields the protein MAESFDSSHAAVALADFWKIRFKRERQLLGAVTSLLSKYGSTVDTDELHRAFLLTLMGHFAVGDAALYVPSPDGRTLEAAAAYGRTRASALPRLPLDQPVIAGFAERRTSGLVDARAEEAHAANPVLALAGTFHVVAPLQLENKLVGIVFLGPRLNRQPYLHLDLKLLDSLAAVSATTFNNALLYRNARLSAEELKKLLEVRTDIISRISHEFRTPLTVLRAGLDALPDVENGPRQWMAASVERLERLIESLLALSEREEIDTGGVHTDPLVAVHQSVGTMSTAAAGKNITLTVSSSESARTGRVQVSRETLMIILDVLLDNAITYSPEGSAVTVEVDVTDTRFDPNTDGVQLPEWTESARGMIARFTDISDALAVEPSGDAARVPPPGRDDPSRRYVVIRVRDEGIGIPQDEIALMAEPFRQATNCPDRGIKGKGLGLALAQRSAVANGGFLCCRSVLGAGTTFSLFLPAS from the coding sequence ATGGCTGAGTCTTTTGATAGCAGCCACGCCGCGGTGGCGCTGGCGGATTTCTGGAAGATCCGCTTCAAGCGCGAACGACAGCTTCTCGGCGCGGTGACGTCGCTGCTCTCCAAGTACGGGAGCACGGTCGACACCGACGAGTTGCACCGGGCGTTTCTGCTCACGCTGATGGGCCACTTTGCGGTCGGCGATGCCGCACTCTACGTACCGTCGCCGGACGGACGCACGCTGGAGGCGGCGGCGGCGTACGGGCGAACCCGCGCATCCGCGTTGCCACGCCTCCCGCTCGACCAGCCCGTCATCGCCGGCTTTGCGGAGCGGCGCACGTCGGGGCTGGTGGACGCGCGCGCCGAGGAGGCGCACGCGGCAAATCCCGTGCTCGCGCTTGCGGGTACTTTCCATGTGGTGGCGCCACTCCAGTTGGAGAACAAGCTGGTGGGCATCGTCTTCCTGGGCCCCCGGCTCAACCGCCAACCCTACCTGCACCTGGATCTGAAGCTTCTGGACAGCCTGGCCGCGGTCTCCGCAACCACATTCAACAACGCCCTTCTCTACCGAAACGCGCGCCTTTCAGCCGAAGAGCTGAAAAAGCTGCTGGAAGTGCGTACCGACATCATCAGCCGCATCTCGCACGAGTTTCGCACGCCGCTTACCGTGCTGCGCGCGGGCCTGGATGCGCTCCCCGACGTGGAAAACGGGCCACGACAGTGGATGGCTGCGTCGGTCGAACGTCTCGAGCGGCTCATCGAGTCGCTCCTCGCTCTGAGCGAGCGGGAGGAAATCGATACCGGCGGCGTACACACCGATCCGCTGGTTGCCGTCCACCAGTCGGTGGGAACCATGAGCACCGCGGCCGCCGGGAAGAACATCACCCTGACCGTATCCTCCTCGGAAAGCGCCAGGACCGGCAGAGTGCAGGTGTCGCGCGAAACCCTGATGATCATCCTCGACGTGCTGCTCGACAATGCAATCACCTACTCGCCCGAGGGATCGGCTGTCACCGTTGAGGTGGATGTCACCGATACCCGCTTTGATCCGAATACGGATGGCGTCCAGCTCCCCGAATGGACGGAGTCCGCGCGGGGAATGATCGCCCGGTTTACAGACATCTCGGACGCGCTCGCGGTGGAGCCGTCCGGGGACGCGGCGCGTGTGCCGCCACCCGGCCGCGATGACCCGTCGCGCCGCTACGTCGTGATCCGCGTCCGGGACGAAGGAATCGGCATTCCCCAGGACGAGATTGCGCTCATGGCCGAACCGTTCCGCCAGGCAACGAACTGCCCGGATCGCGGCATCAAGGGCAAGGGCCTCGGTCTCGCGCTGGCCCAGCGCAGCGCCGTCGCCAATGGCGGCTTCCTGTGCTGTCGCAGCGTGCTGGGCGCGGGTACGACGTTCTCGCTTTTCCTCCCCGCCAGCTAG
- a CDS encoding anti-sigma factor antagonist (This anti-anti-sigma factor, or anti-sigma factor antagonist, belongs to a family that includes characterized members SpoIIAA, RsbV, RsfA, and RsfB.) has protein sequence MATRIARVDFDARTASLVVKPSSAGLDSGRVREIVAALKTAGMQQVDVHVDAGPEASQADGLRAALGDAGVLVHQGDYAGSVGRVGNRAFQCAVDPDEARAGWTIEACLDSLDRAVVRSALLVALVRLATNMNDMLGGQLRFAVHELVANAVDHADFSGSAPRIELAILATPSTTLLSYRDNAGPFTTTTPPLVDIDVKIARGERRGLGLFMLNRMAQQVRYRRDGDWNETTVLFVRTGNETQNARRSSMEGLELKQTPCKLPNTVVLKPVGSIDSTTVHVLDARLNALASQAGAQIVLDMSEVDFISSAGVGLFLGTVSQLRTTGGDLIFTGMLPAILEVFEIINLSAYFRIVPSLEALEPAPRG, from the coding sequence ATGGCCACACGGATCGCACGGGTCGACTTTGACGCACGCACCGCAAGCCTGGTGGTGAAACCGTCGTCCGCCGGTCTGGATTCCGGACGCGTGCGCGAGATCGTCGCCGCCCTGAAGACTGCCGGCATGCAGCAGGTGGATGTCCACGTCGACGCCGGACCAGAAGCCAGCCAGGCAGATGGGCTGCGGGCTGCGTTGGGAGACGCGGGCGTTCTCGTCCACCAGGGTGATTACGCCGGCTCGGTCGGCCGGGTCGGCAACCGCGCATTCCAGTGCGCGGTGGATCCGGACGAAGCGCGAGCCGGCTGGACCATCGAGGCCTGCCTCGACTCCCTGGACCGCGCCGTGGTGCGGTCCGCGCTGCTCGTGGCCCTTGTGCGTCTGGCGACGAACATGAACGACATGCTGGGAGGACAGTTGCGCTTCGCCGTGCACGAGCTGGTGGCCAACGCCGTCGATCACGCAGACTTCTCCGGCAGCGCGCCCCGCATCGAACTTGCCATCCTGGCAACCCCATCGACCACGCTGCTCTCGTATCGTGACAATGCGGGACCCTTCACCACCACCACGCCACCCCTCGTCGACATCGACGTCAAGATCGCGCGCGGGGAGCGAAGGGGGCTCGGGCTCTTCATGTTGAATCGGATGGCCCAACAGGTTCGCTACCGGCGCGACGGTGACTGGAATGAAACCACGGTTCTGTTCGTCAGAACCGGAAACGAAACCCAAAACGCAAGGAGATCAAGTATGGAAGGACTGGAGCTGAAGCAGACACCGTGCAAGCTGCCGAACACGGTGGTACTCAAGCCCGTGGGCAGCATCGACTCCACCACCGTACACGTCCTCGACGCACGGCTGAACGCGCTCGCTTCGCAGGCGGGCGCGCAAATCGTGCTCGACATGTCCGAGGTGGATTTCATCAGCAGTGCCGGCGTGGGCTTGTTCCTCGGCACGGTATCGCAACTTCGCACCACCGGCGGGGACCTGATCTTCACCGGGATGCTCCCCGCGATACTGGAAGTGTTCGAGATCATCAATCTCTCCGCCTACTTCAGGATCGTGCCGTCGCTGGAGGCCCTGGAGCCCGCTCCCCGGGGGTAG